A genomic window from Osmerus eperlanus chromosome 5, fOsmEpe2.1, whole genome shotgun sequence includes:
- the LOC134021174 gene encoding glycine cleavage system H protein, mitochondrial-like, which produces MTACVMLRCLTSNFNSALPLLTRSAPFLLYRLAPRAYIQRSVATASRLSTALKFTDKHEWIKVEDEGVGTVGISNFAQEALGDVVYCGLPEVGTKLNQQDEFGALESVKAASELYSPLTGEVTEVNTLLADSPGLVNKSCYKDGWLMKMTIDNPAELDALMDEKAYERYIRSIED; this is translated from the exons ATGACTGCGTGTGTGATGCTACGGTGTCTGACTTCCAACTTCAACTCTGCCCTTCCCTTACTTACCCGGTCGGCACCGTTTCTGCTCTATCGATTGGCACCACGAGCATACATACAACGATCTGTTGCGACGGCCAGCCGACTATCGACAG CACTTAAATTCACAGACAAGCACGAATGGATTAAAGTGGAGGACGAAGGAGTGGGTACAGTCGGGATTAGCAATTTCGcacag GAGGCTCTGGGAGATGTGGTCTACTGTGGACTGCCTGAGGTGGGCACAAAGCTCAACCAGCAAG ATGAGTTTGGTGCGCTGGAGAGTGTGAAAGCTGCCAGTGAGCTCTACTCCCCATTGACTGGAGAGGTGACTGAGGTCAACACACTGCTGGCAGACAGTCCTGGCCTCGTGAATAAGTCCTGTTACAAAGACG GCTGGTTGATGAAGATGACCATTGACAACCCGGCCGAGCTGGACGCTCTGATGGATGAGAAAGCGTACGAGAGATACATCCGCTCCATCGAGGACTAG
- the fam107b gene encoding protein FAM107B isoform X2 encodes MAEPDYLEGDCDELIKPKKLLNPVKTSRNHQDLHRELLMNQKRGLAPQNKPELQKVLEKRKREQVLKAQKEEQEAHKKRSDLEIELMKRQQKLEQLELEQQKDEEEQENTPEFVKMKSNLRRTKQEADGEERTT; translated from the exons ATGGCGGAGCCAGACTACCTGGAGGGAGACTGCGATGAGCTCATCAAGCCCAAGAAGTTGCTCAACCCAGTCAAGACCTCCAGGAACCACCAGGACCTGCACCGTGAACTGCTCATGAACCAGAAGAG AGGCCTGGCTCCCCAGAACAAGCCAGAGctccagaaggttctggagaagagaaagagggagcaggTTCTCAAGGCCCagaaggaggaacaggaggctcACAAGAAGAGGAGCGACCTGGAGATAGAGCTGATGAAGAGACAACAGAAGCTGGAACAG CTGGAGTTGGAACAACAGAAAGATGAGGAGGAGCAAGAAAACACCCCTGAGTTTGTGAAGATGAAGAGCAACCTGAGGAGGACCAAGCAGGAGGCAGATGGGGAGGAGCGAACCACCTAG
- the fam107b gene encoding protein FAM107B isoform X1, whose protein sequence is MALVFGYPVFAHLQDPCVEPCLCLSRGRSVMAEPDYLEGDCDELIKPKKLLNPVKTSRNHQDLHRELLMNQKRGLAPQNKPELQKVLEKRKREQVLKAQKEEQEAHKKRSDLEIELMKRQQKLEQLELEQQKDEEEQENTPEFVKMKSNLRRTKQEADGEERTT, encoded by the exons ATGGCATTGGTGTTTGGGTATCCGGTATTTGCTCATCTGCAGG ATCCCTGTGTGGAgccttgtctgtgtctgtcccgGGGCAGGAGTGTCATGGCGGAGCCAGACTACCTGGAGGGAGACTGCGATGAGCTCATCAAGCCCAAGAAGTTGCTCAACCCAGTCAAGACCTCCAGGAACCACCAGGACCTGCACCGTGAACTGCTCATGAACCAGAAGAG AGGCCTGGCTCCCCAGAACAAGCCAGAGctccagaaggttctggagaagagaaagagggagcaggTTCTCAAGGCCCagaaggaggaacaggaggctcACAAGAAGAGGAGCGACCTGGAGATAGAGCTGATGAAGAGACAACAGAAGCTGGAACAG CTGGAGTTGGAACAACAGAAAGATGAGGAGGAGCAAGAAAACACCCCTGAGTTTGTGAAGATGAAGAGCAACCTGAGGAGGACCAAGCAGGAGGCAGATGGGGAGGAGCGAACCACCTAG